From one Saccharomyces cerevisiae S288C chromosome XVI, complete sequence genomic stretch:
- the RRP15 gene encoding rRNA-processing protein RRP15 (Nucleolar protein; constituent of pre-60S ribosomal particles; required for proper processing of the 27S pre-rRNA at the A3 and B1 sites to yield mature 5.8S and 25S rRNAs): MGSKHRVDTKDKKRTRKNAEFGREKRNSGNQELSNEPEKDTIMEGDEAEEDEQNSSSDESSKIIDNEQSDAEEDDDEEEEDDDFPRKKKSKNSKHDDGSTGFSAAVNAILSSHLKAYDRKDPIMARNKKVLKQSESEKLEYKAKKALLAEKKKLLGKARKTDIIPIASGEDRSENIRKVLEKETALRKIAQKGAVKLFNAILATQVKTEKEVSENLSEIKNKEEKKELITEVSKEKFLDLVKAAAGSDNE; this comes from the coding sequence GCTCCAAGCACAGAGTAGACACTAAGGATAAGAAAAGAACCAGAAAGAATGCAGAATTTGGGCgtgaaaaaaggaatagTGGCAACCAAGAGTTAAGTAATGAGCCGGAAAAAGATACAATAATGGAAGGTGATGAAGCCGAAGAAGACGAGCAGAATAGCTCTAGCGATGAATCATCTAAAATTATAGATAACGAACAAAGTGatgctgaagaagatgatgatgaagaagaagaggacgACGACTTcccaagaaagaaaaaatcgaaaAACAGCAAACATGATGATGGTTCTACTGGATTTTCTGCTGCAGTAAATGCTATTTTATCATCACATCTGAAAGCATACGACAGGAAGGACCCCATCATGGCTAGAAACAAAAAGGTGCTGAAGCAAAGTGAGTCAGAAAAGCTAGAATACAAGGCCAAAAAAGCATTGTtggcagaaaaaaaaaagttattaGGTAAAGCCAGAAAGACGGATATTATTCCAATTGCTTCCGGAGAAGACAGGTCAGAAAATATTAGAAAAGTCCTTGAGAAGGAGACAGCGCTCAGAAAGATAGCTCAAAAAGGTGCCGTGAAATTATTTAACGCCATTTTAGCAACTCAAGTCAAGACAGAAAAGGAAGTATCCGAAAATTTAAGCGAAATTaagaataaagaagaaaagaaagaattgaTCACTGAAGtttccaaagaaaaatttttggatttaGTTAAAGCTGCCGCAGGAAGCGACAATGAATAA